From Aliamphritea hakodatensis:
TTCGCTCCCTGATTGAGTGTCGTTGTGGTGATAAGAAGCGAGCGTTGCCAGCGGCTGCCAAACCGGTTGCTGTAGAGGGTAAGGTAATCCTCTTCAATATTGTCAATGAAATCTGGCAGTGGCCAGTTCTGGGCTTGACTGGCAAGGCTGCTGAGTTGCTGAAAATGTTGCAGGCTCAGTTTTACACTGGCAAACCGCGCCTGCTGCAAACGTTTTTCGGAGATGTCTGCTGACGGAAGTTCCAGGGGCGGTTCTGACGCAGAGAAATTGGCTTCCATTTCGTCGGTGTTATACAGGCTGTTCCAGAGGACCGCCGGCAGGTTGGCCTGTTTGATTGCCCAGATATTCAATATCTGTTCGCGTACTTCCGGTTCAAGCTCCTGGGTGCGGATACGGTCCACGCACTGCCGCATCAGAACAATGAATTTAAGTTCGTAGACCAGCTTCTGCGACGGTTTCATGACCCGGCCCAGCGAACTGTTACGCTGGGCAATCAGAGGCAGTAAGTCGCACTGTCGCAGCTCCAGTACTTCAAGCAGGCCTTGACGGACCGGTGTTTCTTCCAGAATGCGCAGGCGTCGCCGTGGCAGGGGAGCAGGGTGTATGTCACTGAGGTCCAGCGAAGCATCGGTACCAAGGGCGTTACCCAGTCGGCTGATATAGTCTTCCAGCATGGCTTCAGGGGTGGTGGGCTGACAGCCAGACAGGATAAGACACAGGCACAGGCTGCAGAAAAGCCGGACCCTGTACAGGGGTAAACTTATCGGGCTAAACGGAATAAACGCCATGGTAACAGTATAGCGGCAATGGTCAGTCCGATAACCAGCCCGTACCAGAAACCGGCAGCGCCCATGGCGGGTACGAGAAGGTCAGTCAGGCCGAGGATATAGCCTGAAGGCAGACCAATCAGCCAGTACGCAACGAATACCACCAGCAGTGGTACGCTGGTGTCTTTGTAGCCCCGTAATGCACCGGCGGCTACAACCTGAATTGCATCTGAAAACTGAAAAATAGCTGCAATTACAATCAGGCTGCTGGCAAGTGTAACCACCTCTGTCAGCGGGGTATACATCTGTGCAATGAGGGTTGCCGTCAGATACATGAAACTACAGGAAATCACAGAAAAACTGCCGGTGAGTAGCAGGCCCGATGTTGCGGTAAACCGGGCCCCTTCACGGTTTTTTGCCCCCAGTTGCTGACCAACCCGAATGGTAATTGCCATGGCAATACTCAAGGGGAGCATGAAAACCATTCCGGTAAAGCTGATGGTGATCTGATGGGCGGCAACCACTACTTCACCGAGGCGGGCAACCAGCAGCGCGATAACACTGAACATGCTGACTTCAATCAGCAGCGTAAAGCCGATCGGAACCCCGAGGCGGAGTATCGATCCCAATGGCTTACGTTGTGGGTTTTGCCACTGATTAAAGAGCTTAATGGGTTTAAACAGTTCGCTTTTACTGATGTAAAGGCTGCTGGCAATGGCCATTATCCACATGACAATCGCGCTGGCCCAGCCGCAACCTACACCGCCCATCGCGGGTAAGCCGAGTTTTCCGTAAATGAAGATGTAATTCAGCGGAATATTACAGAGCAGGGCAAGGATGCCAATTTTCATGATTGGCCGGGTTTTGCCGAAGCCTTCACAGTAACTGCGAATCACCTGATAAAACAGTATGGCAGGAACACCCCACGACAGCGCTGATAAATATGCCTGGGTTTTTATCAGTAAACTGCCGTGGATATCCATGTATTCAAGCAGGGAGGTGTTGTTATTCAGCAGAATAATTGCCACAACGGTCAGGCACAGGGCAATCCATTGCCCCTGCTGAAACTGAACCCGGGTTTCCCCTTCTTCGCCTGCGCCGACGTGGTGGGCAACCAGCGGGGTGGTTGCCATCAGTATGCCGCCCATGCTCAGGAGGATCGGAAGCCAGAAGCTGGAGCCAAGGGCAACCGCGGCAAGATCTTCTGCGCTGACCCGGGCAGCCATCAGGGTATCAACGAAGCCAATGGCCGTCTGGGATAACTGAGCAATAATAATTGGCAGGCCGAGTATCAGAATGGTTTTGATTTCTGACAGGCGCTTTGACAGGGGAGTTGGGTTCACAGGGTATCTTGCCGGAGTAAAAGCCGCATGATACCCCTAAGCGGCGGGCTTAGAAACAAATCAGGATGAATTTAACGTTTTGTTTCATGTATAAAAAAACCGGGAATGTCCCGGCTTTTTTGAGGCAATGGAAGTGCAGGTTAATCCACACGGACACTTACATAGCGACCGGGTGCCGGCTCGATTGCCGGATGGCTGGCGTTACCGGGTGTGGCAGGTGCGTCAGTTTTTTTACCGGCTTTGGGTTTGATCCATTTATTCCAGTGGCTCCACCAGCTGCCTTCTTCCCGCTGGGCGCTTTCCAGCCAGTGATCAGGGCCTTTGCCCAGTTCCCCACTGCACCAGTAGTGGCGGCGGTTTTTAGAAACCGGGTTGATTACGCCAGCCACATGGCCACTGGCGCCCAGCACAAATTCGATATTACCCTGCATCAGTTCGGTACCGGCAAACGTGCCTTTCCAGGGGGCGATGTGGTCGTCGATGGTAGACAGGAAGTACACAGGGATTGTGATATCACGCAGGTCAATCTGTTCACCGCAGATGGTCAGTCCGCCGGGTTCAACCAGTTTGTTGCCAATGTACATGTTGTTGATGTAGAAGTTGTACATGCTGGCCGGGAGGTTAGTTGAATCGCTGTTCCAGTAGAGAATGTCAAATGGCGCCGGGTTCTGACCTTTAAGGTAATTGTTTACCACGTAAGACCATACCAGATCGTTAGAGCGCAGCATGTTAAAGGCTGTTGCCAGGCTGCGGCCTTTAAGCAGGCCATCTTCATCAACTTTCTGAACGATCTGCTCAACTTGCTGCTCATCGATGAATACCCGCAGGTCGCCCGGATCGGTGAAGTCGGTCAGGGTGGTGAGGAAGGTGGCGGAAGCAATTGAATCATCTTTACGCTTTGCCAGAACTGCCAGTGTGGAGGCCAGAATGGTGCCGCCGATACACCAGGAAACGCAGTTGATTTTGCTGCTGTCGGTGATGTCTTTAACGGTGCTGACGGCTTTCAGAACACCATCTTCAACATAGTTATCCCAGTTCAGGTCCCGCTGTTCGACAGTCGGGTTCAGCCAGGAAATCAGGAAAACGGTCTGGCCCTGATCGACACAGTATTTAACATACGAGTTGTGTTCCTGCAGATCCATGATGTAGAACTTGTTGATGCACGGCGGGACGATCAGTGTCGGGCGGGCATAGACTTTTTCAGTGGTAGGGGCGTACTGAATAAGTTGCAACATTTCGTTTTCAAATACAACGCTGCCTTGAGTGGTGGCAATGTTATCCCCAAGGGTGAATGCAGACTCGTCTGTCATGCTGATACGGCCTTTTTCAAAGTCGCTCAGCAGGTTTTTAAGGCCGTCAACCAGGCTCTGACCGTTGGTGTCCAGAGCTTGCTGCATCACCTCAGGGTTGGTGACTGCAAAGTTGGTTGGGGACATGGCGTCAATGTACTGCTGGGTATAAAACTCCAGCTTGCGCTGCTCGTTTTCGCTGAGATTGGCGTTGGAGGCCATTTCGCTTAGCAGCTTAGAGCCCAGGAAATAGGATTCCTTGATGTAGGAAAATACCGGGTTTTTGCTCCATTCTTCGGCTGCAAAGCGGCGGTCCGATTTAGCGTTTTCCTGTTCGCTGCTTTTGCCCGAGAGCAAATTTTGCCACAGGTTGAACTGAGCTTGCTGATAGTCTGCGATGGCTTTAACCCAGGCGGTAGGGTCTTCAAAGGATTTTGCCGCCAGATCAGTCCATGACTGGCTGAACTGTTTGAATATGTCTTCGCTGCCGGCAGAGGAATACATCGCCAGCACTTTCTGGCTTTCCTGATTCAGATAGTTAATGAATTCCTGAGGATTAGAGAAGAGATTGCTGTTGTTTTCCATAAAGCCGCCTTTAGGTAGTTGTCCCGGTTCCGGACTGTGTTACATCCCTGACAGGGTGCATCAATGCATCATGCGATCATTGAGAATAGACAATTTGATGCAGTGCAGCAAGAGGTGTTTCGTGGAACTTTAGTGACATTTCCGTGAATTATTCTGCAAAAATCCGGTGTCAGGCCGATGCTTTGGAGCGGCTATCTGTAAAGCCTGTCTGTACTTGCTGCATAGCAGCCCCTAAAATGCCATTTTTTTGAACAGGCAGAACGGTTATGCGTAAGTTTTTATTGATGGGCACTGAGGGTTGTCATCTGTGTGATGATGCCGCTGCAATCGTTGTAGCAACGCTTAACCCTGCGCTGCACGAAGCGGAGCTGGTAGATATTGCCTTTGAAGATGAATATATGACCCGTTATGCCGTTCGTATCCCGGTTCTGCTTGATGACGCCAGTGGTAAAGAGCTGGACTGGCCCTTTGATCAGCCCGCTTTGCAGGATTTTCTTCGCGGTCTGGAGGTCAGCGAGTAGGCGGTTTTAAAGCAGGTCCTGTAAGTTAAAGAACGTAAGGCTGGTTGTGCGGCTTTCCCGGGCGACCTGTTCTGCAGGTTTACCCACCAGCTCTGCGACTACCTGCAGGATGTGAGGCAGATTCAGTGGTGTGTTACGCCGGCTTTTGGGTTTTGGACGAATGTCCCGTGGTAACAGATACGGCGCATCTGTTTCCAGCATCAGGCGGTCTGAGGGAATGTCTTTCAGCAATGGATGCAGATGACTGCCGCGACGTTCATCACAAATCCATCCGGTAATTCCGATGTGCAGGTCCAGGTCCAGATAGTTGTACAGTTCTTCCTGGGTGCCGGTAAAGCAGTGGGCGACCCCGCCACTGATATGTTCTCGGCAGGCGGTTAGCATTTCCAGTTGTTTCTGATGGGCATCCCGTTCATGTAAAAACAGGGGAAGGCCCGTTTCTGCTGCCAGTTCCAGTTGTTGTTCGAAAGCGTATACCTGCGCCTCAGGTGAAGAAAAATTACGGTTGAAATCCAGACCTGTTTCGCCGACCGCGACTACCTTCTCTTGCTTTAAAAGCTGGCGTAACTGCCGGGTTGTTTCGGTACTGTACTCGCTGGCCGAGTGAGGGTGTACGCCGGCCGTGGTGAACAGCGGGGCGCTGCTCTGTTGACACATTTCCTGACACTGGCGGTTTTCAGACATATTGGTGCCGGTAAGGATCAGAGGTGAAACACCGGCGAGCTGCGCCTGCTCAGCCACTTCCTGCCAGTCTTTTGTAAAGCTGGAATCGCTAAGGTTAACGCCTATATCGATCAGTACTTGTTCGGCACTTTGCGGGGTGAATGTTCGCATGGGTGATCTTAGTAGGCGCTCAGTTGCTGTTTAATCTGCTTGCGCAGGGTTTTGCTTTGCTTTGCGCCGACGGCGTCCTGCAGTGCCAGTTCAAAGGCCGGTTGTTCAAGGGAGTGCTTAGATTCGCCGGCTATGGTGGCATAGATGGCGTGATAGGCAATGACGTTACGGACATATTTATTGGTTTCCCTGAAAGGGATGGTTTCTACCCAGATGTCCATAGGCAGATGTCCGCGGGCTTTCAGCCACTGATCAACCCGGTGGGGGCCGGCATTATAAGCTGCTGTTGCCAGTATTTGGTTGCCCTTAAAGCGTTTTTGCATTTGTGCCAGGTAAGCGCTGCCAAGGTTGATATTGATAACCGGCCGGTTCAGGTCGGTAACACCTTTGTATTTCACGTCAAACTTCTTGGCTGTCTGTTTAGCGGTTTTGGGCATCAGTTGCATCAGACCACGGGCGCCGGCACTTGAGCGTACCGTGGTTTGGTAGGCGCTTTCCTGACGGGCGACAGCCCGTGCCCAGTTGGTATCAATTTCCAGCTCAGCCGCCATCTTGTCGAAGATTTTGGTATAAGGGGCCGGAAAACGGATATCGATCGCATCCCAGACCCGGGCTTTAGCGGCGCCGCGGATCGCCTGGTCGTGCCAGCCCCACTGATGCGCAAGGGTTGCAGCTGCATAGAAGGTGTCTGAGTCGGCATCCTGAGTGATACGGTTCCATTCCCGCCGTGCCAGGTAGTGTTCGTTTTGTTTATAGAGTTCGAACATGCGCTTAAAGGCAGGTGTTTCCGCCAGTGTGTTCAGTGCTTTACCGGCGGGTTTAGTAGCTGTCGGATTCAGGCTGAAAGGTCGGTTAAGGATATCTGCCGCCAGCAAACCGTAGTAACTGCGTTCTTTACTGAGGGTGACAAACGCCTGTGACGCGGCGGGTGTCAGACCCTGAGTGTGGCTTGCGGCGAGAGTGCGCCAGTAGACCCAGCGTTCATTTTTCTGGGTTTCTTCGGGTAGGTTACTGATCAGGCGGAAAACTTCCTGCCAGTCTTCTTTGATCAGCGCCGTACGGAAGAGGCGGTTCTGGATGGTTTCGTCCTGGTTATCTCCCAGCTGTTCTATCAGCTTCAGTGCGCCTTTAGGTGCCTTGCTTTGAAGCCGTGAAGCCAGTCTACGGTTGAGTGATTCTTTCCGTTTAGTGTTAAATTTCAGGGTGTCACGCACTGTCAGCCAGGTTTTGGCTGCCGCTGCCGGCTTGCTCAGGCTTAGCCGGGTCAGGCCGTAGAGATACGTTTCCCGGTTAGCCAGGGTATCATCTTTAAGGGCGTTCTTTTTGGTCAGCAGTTCAGGATTCGCCTGAATTTTATAAAAGCGATCAATAACGGCTTTATCCTGTTTGGCGGTGATAAAGCGCCGTAAATATTTTGCCAGTGACATTTGTTTGGCAGCAACACTTTTCCAGAAACGGGACGTTGCCAGTGCGGAAGATGGACCGCCTTTAGTTTTCTGCCAGTATTCGAAGCTGCTGTCACAGGCGTCAGGGCGGGAGTGACCGACATTCCAGAAAGCATCTATACCGGCAATGGCTTTAGCTTTGTGCCCGGTTTCCATCAGTGCATGGCGGCGATAGCATTCATATTTTTCACTGCCGTTGATGCCGGATTTTGCCAGTGCCGGCAGGTAGGCTTTCCAACGTTTCTGACGAATCAGTTGGTTCAGCCAGCGCTGTTGCAGTTGTGTGGTAACGGGGACATCCGGGTATTGTTTGCCGAATTCAGAAATCTGCTTTTGGGTTACGCTGGCAAGTTGCTTGCTCAGTTGGGCAGCTTCCACATAGGGCAGCAACGGGTAATCAGCGAGTTTTGCTTTGATTGAATCAAGTTTGCCGAACTCGGATGCTTTGATGGATTGCTTGGCATCTTGATATAGCTGACGTTGCTGGTCGAGGGTTGTGGCGGAGACTTGGCTACAGAACAGCCCTAAACTCAGACCAATTACACTGAAAAAATGATTGCGATAAAACTTTTGCCTGGCCAGCATGGTTAACAATCCTTGCCGATAATATAACGATGTATCGAGTGTCTACGAAGCCCCTGTAAGATGCAAGCGACGTGTTGTAGCAACACTGGATGTCCTTTTCTCTGAGGTCGCTAATATAGCAGTTTATGAGCACACTGCAGGGATGTTTAATTTATTTTTTTCAGTAGAATAGGCGCCTGATTTTATACAGGTGGACGATTAATGGCGTTAATCAGACTAGAAAAAGTTTCCGTTGCCTTTGGTGATAAACATTTACTTGATCAGGTGGATTTCCAGCTGGAGAGAGGCGAGCGGGTTGCACTGGTCGGGCTAAATGGTGCCGGTAAGTCAACCTTGCTGAAAGTGATTGCCCGTCATCAGGCGACCGACGACGGAGAGCTGTGGCAGGACGGCGGTGCAGTTATTGCTGAATTACCTCAGGCGCTGCCTGCCGCGGATGAACGAAAGGTACGGGATGTCATTGCTGAAGGTCTGGGTGATGCCTATCAGCTGGTTTTACGTTATCACGAGCTGGCCGGTCAGTTTGATGATGCAGCAATGAATGAAATGACCCGTCTGCAGCATCAGATTGAAGAAGTGGATGGCTGGCAGCTCGAGCTGCGCATTGAGCAGATTCTGGAGCGGCTGGGGCTGGATGGCGATGTGCTGATGTCTTCCCTGTCTGGCGGATGGCGCCGCCGGGCGGCACTGGGTGCTGCGCTGGTGCAGTCGCCGGATTTGCTGTTGCTGGATGAGCCGACCAACCACCTGGATATTGAAACCATCGAGTGGCTTGAAAAACAGTTGCTTGAGTTTAAAGGCGGTGTGTTGTTTATCTCGCACGACCGTTCGCTGGTGGAGCGTCTGGCAACCCGGATTATTGAGCTGGACCGGGGCACACTGACCTCTTTCCCGGGCAGTTATCAGGCGTATCTTGATCAGAAAGAAAAGCTGCTGGAAGAAGAAGCCCGCCACAACGCGCTGTTTGATAAAAAACTGGCGGAAGAAGAAAAATGGATCCGTCAGGGAATTAAAGCGCGCCGGACCCGTAACGAAGGTCGGGTACGCGCCCTGAAAGCGCTGCGTGTCGAACGTTCTGAACGGCGTAACCGGCAGGGTAAAGCGAAGTTTAATCTGGAACAGGCGGACCGTTCAGGCAAGCTGGTGGTTGAGGTTTCAGATGTGTGCCAGAGCTTCAAAGGTGCACCCGTGGTTAAGGATTTCTCCGTCCGGATGCAGCGTGGGGACCGTATAGGTTTAATCGGCCCGAATGGTGTGGGCAAGAGTACATTGCTGAAAATCCTGTTGGGTGAGCTGACACCGGACAGCGGTGAAGTACGTCAGGGCTCAAATCTTGAAGTTGCTTACTTTGACCAGCTGCGTGGGCAGCTTAAGCCGGAACAAACCATTATTGATAATATTTCTGAAGGGCGGGAGAGCATTACCATTAATGGTAAGTCCCGTCACATTATCAGTTACCTGGGGGACTTTCTGTTCACCCCTGAACGTGCCAGAACGCCGGTTAAAGCGCTGTCAGGGGGCGAGTGTAACCGGGTCATGCTGGCGAAGCTGTTTTCTCAGCCGGCTAACCTGCTGGTACTTGATGAGCCGACCAACGATCTGGATATTGAAACCCTTGAACTGCTTGAAGAAATTCTCATGGATTTCAGTGGCACATTACTGCTGGTGAGTCACGACCGTGCGTTTCTGGATAATGTAGTTACTTCAACACTGGTGTTTGAAGGCAACGGCCATATCCAGGAATATGTCGGTGGGTATCAGGACTGGTTGCGACAGCGACCTGATCCTGCGAAGCAACAGCCTGTTCCGCAAAAGACGGTTGAAGAAGCGCCGGCAGAGGTGGCTAAACCGCCGGCAGAAAAGCAGAAAAAACTCAGCTATAAGTTACAGCGCGAGCTTGATCAGTTACCGGAACAGCTTGAGCTTGCAGAAGCAGAGCTGGCACGGTTGCATGAAGTCTCCAGTGCCGGTGATTTTTATAGCGGTGACCGTGATGAAGTGGCTAAAACGCTTGAGGCGTTGCAGCAGCAGGAAGCTGAAGTCGAGCGTTTAATGGAGCGCTGGGTTGAGCTTGAAGCAATGCAGGGCTGATTCAGCCCTGCATTACTGAGCGTTACTCTTCCTCAGCCAGCCGGATGGCCAGGACGTCACAGTTAGCGCCGTGCAGGACGCCGTTTGCGGTGGAGCCCAGCAGCAATGCAAGGCCCTGACGGCCATGGCTACCGACAACAATCAGGTCGCAGTTTGTTTCTTCGGCTATACGGTGAATTTCACTCTCTGTATGGCCGCTGACGATATGCTGATGCTTGATGGGATAGTCCAGGGCCGCGCTGAATTTACGGATTTTTTCCTGAGCGTGCTCATCCAATTGTTCCTGGATAGCGGTGAGGTCCATGGGGACGTCGCCACCGTAGGCAAAACTCAGGGGCTCTATCACATGGATCAGTGACAGATCAGATTGGCAGCTTTGCGCAATGATGCGTACTTTTTCCACCAGTTGGTGGGATGCTTCAGACAGGTCTACAGCAAGCAGAATATGGTTATAAATGCTCATATGTTTTGATTCCCTGTTGTTTCCTGTATCTCAGAATAGCATAAGAGAAATATTGTAAAACATGAGAGATGTCAAATATCTAGGCGGTTTTTTGTAGCTTTTTTAAGGAGAGTGCAGATAATGAAATGGGCGATTATTATCCTCGTCATGATGTCGCTGGTGGGCTCGATGATGTGGGTCATGCCAAGTCAGCGGCAACGTTTTCAGGCGCAGCTGCGGCAGTTGGCAATGCGAAAAGGTTTTAATGTTCAGGTGGCAAAGGTGAATCCGCCACGGGCCAGTGGACAGGTTGAGCAGGAAAGTTTCAATTCGCCGGTTTACCGCTTGCCCCGGACAAATATTTCCCGTCAGGAGCGTGAAACGTTTGTACACTGGCAGGTATATAAACAAACGGCGCTGGCAGCGGAGGGGTTACCTGAAGGCTGGTGTTGGGGAGAAGGTGAGCGTCAGTTGTCGGCCGGTCAGTTAGGTCTGTTGCTGGAGCTGATTGCGCGTTTGCCCGAAGGTGTTGTTGCCATTGAATCCGACCCGGTGCACCTGAGTGTGTTCTGGGATGAGCGTGGTGAGTTAGAAGACCTGGACCGTATTCAGGATGCAATGAAATCAGTTACTGAGGAAAAATTTTAATGTCAGAGTCAGTCACGTTACAGCCCGGTAAGTATCGTCACTATAAAGGGGCGGAATACGAAGTTATCAGTGTTGCCCGGCATTCTGAAACAGAAGAATATCTGGTGGTCTACCGGCAGTGTTATGGCGATGAATCCCTGTGGGTACGCCCGTATGGAATGTTTACAGAAACGGTGACAGTTGATGGCAAAACCGTACCCCGTTTTGCTTTTGAGGGTTAGCCGGAGACTTCACTTGGGTTTTTAGTTGTTTCCGGTGGGTTACGGGCCGCAGTGATAAATTTATCGAGTTTTTCCAGGCGGTCTTTTTTCTTTTTCTGGGGTACGCTGGTCTTGGTTATGATGGCTTTGGCGTGTTTAAAGTGAGACAGGGCAATCAGATGATCCTCCTGCTCCAGATAATCATTGCCCTGCTGAATGTGGGCATCCGCAAACACGCAGACATGCAGCCAGTACAAATCGTGCTGATAATGGCGTACCTGCGTGGGGGTCAGCATGCGCATTTTTGCCATTTCAACAAAAATCTGTTCAGCATGACTGATAAATAACTGGGCCCGTTTCAGGGCTTTGTCACTGCTGAAGTTTCCGGGTGCGACCTGAGTGTTGTCGTTGGTATCTTTAAGGTTGCTGATTTCTGCCAGCAGGTCAGAATCCGGTGCCAGCCGGGAAATTTCTTCGATCATGTGAGTGACGAACAGGCTAAGCTTATCGATAATTTCTTTACGGCAGCTGGCTTCCCGCAGTACGGTAATCGTGTTCAGCGCCAGCTCAGATTTACGGCGCAGCTCTCTCAGGCGCTTGATACGGGCTTCTTCACGCTGCTCCCGGGAGGCGATAAAGTGGTTGATACAAATGGCAACAAAACCAATTGAGGCAACAGTCAGTAAGATAATCAGGTTGTCTTGAAGCATATTCTCAGGTAGTTGTAATTATATGCGAATAAAGAGTGTCGCTATTGTACCTGCCAAATCATGATCTGGCATATACCCTGTTGAAATAGATTTTAATAATTGAACCTGTAATTTTAATCAGAAGCTTGACCCTTTAGGTTTGAGACATTATATATGCACGCTGATTTGAGTTGCTGATTATATCCTCTAAGGATTTTTGTATATGGGTAAGTCCCTCGTTATTGTGGAGTCTCCGGCGAAAGCCAAGACGATTAACAAATATTTAGGTAACGATTTTGTCGTTAAATCCAGTGTGGGGCATATACGTGATTTGCCTACCAGCGGTTCAGCGAGTGCGTCTAAATCTGATCCCAAAGAGCGGGCCAGACAGGCCGCACTTACCCGTAAAATGTCACCTGAAGAAAAGGTGAAACATAAAGCTAAAAAGGCTAAAACCCAATTGATTGCGCGCATGGGGGTGGATCCGGAAAAGGACTGGCTGGCGCAATATGAGATATTGCCGGGCAAAGAAAAAGTTGTAGACGAACTGAAACGTCTGGCGAAAAATGCTGACACCATCTATCTCGCGACCGATTTGGACCGAGAGGGTGAAGCGATTGCGTGGCACTTGCGTGAAGCGATTGGCGGAGAAGATGACC
This genomic window contains:
- a CDS encoding DUF3080 family protein, translated to MLEDYISRLGNALGTDASLDLSDIHPAPLPRRRLRILEETPVRQGLLEVLELRQCDLLPLIAQRNSSLGRVMKPSQKLVYELKFIVLMRQCVDRIRTQELEPEVREQILNIWAIKQANLPAVLWNSLYNTDEMEANFSASEPPLELPSADISEKRLQQARFASVKLSLQHFQQLSSLASQAQNWPLPDFIDNIEEDYLTLYSNRFGSRWQRSLLITTTTLNQGANLIEQRLKSRPFCFSGHRNQQAEILMNVFQKYYAGQLQPYLANIHQQGDIWLAAHEAILTPLQSTLPDAMREYRKDYLDRQNQTGQWQQYRQALHRHTTAWQEILGQCNMMPDGSR
- a CDS encoding MATE family efflux transporter, whose translation is MNPTPLSKRLSEIKTILILGLPIIIAQLSQTAIGFVDTLMAARVSAEDLAAVALGSSFWLPILLSMGGILMATTPLVAHHVGAGEEGETRVQFQQGQWIALCLTVVAIILLNNNTSLLEYMDIHGSLLIKTQAYLSALSWGVPAILFYQVIRSYCEGFGKTRPIMKIGILALLCNIPLNYIFIYGKLGLPAMGGVGCGWASAIVMWIMAIASSLYISKSELFKPIKLFNQWQNPQRKPLGSILRLGVPIGFTLLIEVSMFSVIALLVARLGEVVVAAHQITISFTGMVFMLPLSIAMAITIRVGQQLGAKNREGARFTATSGLLLTGSFSVISCSFMYLTATLIAQMYTPLTEVVTLASSLIVIAAIFQFSDAIQVVAAGALRGYKDTSVPLLVVFVAYWLIGLPSGYILGLTDLLVPAMGAAGFWYGLVIGLTIAAILLPWRLFRLAR
- a CDS encoding PHA/PHB synthase family protein; amino-acid sequence: MENNSNLFSNPQEFINYLNQESQKVLAMYSSAGSEDIFKQFSQSWTDLAAKSFEDPTAWVKAIADYQQAQFNLWQNLLSGKSSEQENAKSDRRFAAEEWSKNPVFSYIKESYFLGSKLLSEMASNANLSENEQRKLEFYTQQYIDAMSPTNFAVTNPEVMQQALDTNGQSLVDGLKNLLSDFEKGRISMTDESAFTLGDNIATTQGSVVFENEMLQLIQYAPTTEKVYARPTLIVPPCINKFYIMDLQEHNSYVKYCVDQGQTVFLISWLNPTVEQRDLNWDNYVEDGVLKAVSTVKDITDSSKINCVSWCIGGTILASTLAVLAKRKDDSIASATFLTTLTDFTDPGDLRVFIDEQQVEQIVQKVDEDGLLKGRSLATAFNMLRSNDLVWSYVVNNYLKGQNPAPFDILYWNSDSTNLPASMYNFYINNMYIGNKLVEPGGLTICGEQIDLRDITIPVYFLSTIDDHIAPWKGTFAGTELMQGNIEFVLGASGHVAGVINPVSKNRRHYWCSGELGKGPDHWLESAQREEGSWWSHWNKWIKPKAGKKTDAPATPGNASHPAIEPAPGRYVSVRVD
- a CDS encoding glutaredoxin family protein; this encodes MRKFLLMGTEGCHLCDDAAAIVVATLNPALHEAELVDIAFEDEYMTRYAVRIPVLLDDASGKELDWPFDQPALQDFLRGLEVSE
- a CDS encoding TatD family hydrolase, whose amino-acid sequence is MRTFTPQSAEQVLIDIGVNLSDSSFTKDWQEVAEQAQLAGVSPLILTGTNMSENRQCQEMCQQSSAPLFTTAGVHPHSASEYSTETTRQLRQLLKQEKVVAVGETGLDFNRNFSSPEAQVYAFEQQLELAAETGLPLFLHERDAHQKQLEMLTACREHISGGVAHCFTGTQEELYNYLDLDLHIGITGWICDERRGSHLHPLLKDIPSDRLMLETDAPYLLPRDIRPKPKSRRNTPLNLPHILQVVAELVGKPAEQVARESRTTSLTFFNLQDLL
- a CDS encoding transglycosylase SLT domain-containing protein; this translates as MLARQKFYRNHFFSVIGLSLGLFCSQVSATTLDQQRQLYQDAKQSIKASEFGKLDSIKAKLADYPLLPYVEAAQLSKQLASVTQKQISEFGKQYPDVPVTTQLQQRWLNQLIRQKRWKAYLPALAKSGINGSEKYECYRRHALMETGHKAKAIAGIDAFWNVGHSRPDACDSSFEYWQKTKGGPSSALATSRFWKSVAAKQMSLAKYLRRFITAKQDKAVIDRFYKIQANPELLTKKNALKDDTLANRETYLYGLTRLSLSKPAAAAKTWLTVRDTLKFNTKRKESLNRRLASRLQSKAPKGALKLIEQLGDNQDETIQNRLFRTALIKEDWQEVFRLISNLPEETQKNERWVYWRTLAASHTQGLTPAASQAFVTLSKERSYYGLLAADILNRPFSLNPTATKPAGKALNTLAETPAFKRMFELYKQNEHYLARREWNRITQDADSDTFYAAATLAHQWGWHDQAIRGAAKARVWDAIDIRFPAPYTKIFDKMAAELEIDTNWARAVARQESAYQTTVRSSAGARGLMQLMPKTAKQTAKKFDVKYKGVTDLNRPVININLGSAYLAQMQKRFKGNQILATAAYNAGPHRVDQWLKARGHLPMDIWVETIPFRETNKYVRNVIAYHAIYATIAGESKHSLEQPAFELALQDAVGAKQSKTLRKQIKQQLSAY
- a CDS encoding ATP-binding cassette domain-containing protein — encoded protein: MALIRLEKVSVAFGDKHLLDQVDFQLERGERVALVGLNGAGKSTLLKVIARHQATDDGELWQDGGAVIAELPQALPAADERKVRDVIAEGLGDAYQLVLRYHELAGQFDDAAMNEMTRLQHQIEEVDGWQLELRIEQILERLGLDGDVLMSSLSGGWRRRAALGAALVQSPDLLLLDEPTNHLDIETIEWLEKQLLEFKGGVLFISHDRSLVERLATRIIELDRGTLTSFPGSYQAYLDQKEKLLEEEARHNALFDKKLAEEEKWIRQGIKARRTRNEGRVRALKALRVERSERRNRQGKAKFNLEQADRSGKLVVEVSDVCQSFKGAPVVKDFSVRMQRGDRIGLIGPNGVGKSTLLKILLGELTPDSGEVRQGSNLEVAYFDQLRGQLKPEQTIIDNISEGRESITINGKSRHIISYLGDFLFTPERARTPVKALSGGECNRVMLAKLFSQPANLLVLDEPTNDLDIETLELLEEILMDFSGTLLLVSHDRAFLDNVVTSTLVFEGNGHIQEYVGGYQDWLRQRPDPAKQQPVPQKTVEEAPAEVAKPPAEKQKKLSYKLQRELDQLPEQLELAEAELARLHEVSSAGDFYSGDRDEVAKTLEALQQQEAEVERLMERWVELEAMQG
- a CDS encoding universal stress protein, whose protein sequence is MSIYNHILLAVDLSEASHQLVEKVRIIAQSCQSDLSLIHVIEPLSFAYGGDVPMDLTAIQEQLDEHAQEKIRKFSAALDYPIKHQHIVSGHTESEIHRIAEETNCDLIVVGSHGRQGLALLLGSTANGVLHGANCDVLAIRLAEEE
- a CDS encoding DUF1653 domain-containing protein, with the translated sequence MSESVTLQPGKYRHYKGAEYEVISVARHSETEEYLVVYRQCYGDESLWVRPYGMFTETVTVDGKTVPRFAFEG